A window from Theobroma cacao cultivar B97-61/B2 chromosome 3, Criollo_cocoa_genome_V2, whole genome shotgun sequence encodes these proteins:
- the LOC18605858 gene encoding uncharacterized protein LOC18605858 isoform X1 encodes MLCSISTGKSGSNWLDRLRSSKGFPTGDNLDLDHFLTNPNPSDSPITDASNSPNSNSESTHSNDKELQNRKAPPPEVVSSEPAGDKEWFGIMSNVLSELFNMGDQAQTSRFSRKKTSRKQTNPKICIIKTSNVNTSEEQKSSSDSVRKDENIPASTTSLNSKEEAKREWKEEGDDYNVEEEEQEEEKGKGERELLGYSRSEVTVIDTSCEVWKVDKLIFRRKNIWKVKDKKGKSRIVGRKKRKAPPPPPPPSYDDNNGGVWNKKRKISSSELRSLKDTSGKESGSPTNHGQNAPGEKGELVCNETPDDLTQVLRKRLPRKSGKGSTSVILIKSIPTGKKNGAKLAKNRLKDTQRL; translated from the exons CTAACCCTAACCCTTCTGATTCTCCAATCACCGAtgcttccaattctccaaattCCAACTCCGAGTCAACTCACTCTAACGATAAAGAACTCCAGAATAGGAAGGCACCACCCCCGGAGGTGGTCTCCAGCGAGCCCGCCGGGGACAAAGAATGGTTCGGTATAATGAGCAATGTCCTCTCGGAGCTCTTCAACATGGGCGACCAAGCCCAAACCTCCAGATTTTCCAGGAAAAAAACTTCCAGGAAACAAACAAACCCTAAGATTTGCATTATCAAGACGTCTAACGTTAATACCTCCGAGGAACAGAAAAGCAGTTCGGATAGCGTGAGAAAAGACGAAAATATCCCCGCTTCAACGACGTCGTTGAATTCAAAGGAAGAAGCGAAGAGAGAATGGAAAGAAGAGGGCGACGATTATAAcgtggaagaagaagaacaagaagaagagaaagggaaAGGAGAGAGGGAACTGTTAGGGTATTCGAGAAGTGAAGTGACGGTAATAGACACGAGCTGCGAGGTTTGGAAAGTCGACAAGCTTATATTTAGGAGGAAAAATATCTGGAAAGTGAAGGACAAGAAAGGAAAGTCACGCATCGTTGGTAGAAAGAAGAGGAAAGCACCTCcccctcctcctcctccttcaTATGATGACAACAATGGTGGTGTTTGGAATAAGAAACGAAAGATTTCGAGTTCGGAGCTTCGTTCATTGAAAGATACGAGTGGAAAGGAATCTGGGTCGCCTACAAATCAT GGGCAGAATGCTCCAGGTGAAAAAGGGGAACTAGTTTGCAACGAGACACCTGATGATCTTACCCAAGTTCTTAGAAAGAG ATTACCTCGTAAATCAGGAAAGGGAAGCACGTCTGTTATCCTTATAAAATCCATTCCAACAGGCAAGAAAAATGGAGCAAAGCTTGCAAAGAATCGCCTGAAGGACACCCAGAGGCTATAG
- the LOC18605859 gene encoding transcription termination factor MTERF8, chloroplastic produces the protein MVAAITVLTDSFCLPSSVFLNSHALTYSPPKLQSPHPLYASPTARPRECFSLINVNTTYRTELRPLTCPQPAKRFLLQCSYLDPPTAFQNETGMLFSLFREIGLNEKETDLLLDKNPTLRSTSLDKIRARLLALQSVGINGFALYWLVTKCPSVLIAEEIDSVIGFVHDDLEGKVEPAQLERLFSTTGAGFVLGFDQKVNLLLHHGVPQEKIAHVLNNVNLIKAICSKSVEELERTITFLKPYHGIEIIVRRPAILNYDLDSQLIPKIQFLEELSGGDEDATGTVLRKLPAILSYSLEHMEGHVEFLRSYVGLSDPEIFKIILVFPNMVSASKERKLRPRIEFLKQCGLNSNDIFKFLTRAPLFLALSFEDNLAHKLGFLVKIGYEYRTKELAVALGAVTRTSCENMQKVIGLFLSYGLSCEDIYAMSKKHPQILQYNPSSLEEKMVYLVEEMGREVRELLTFPAFLGYKLDDRIKHRYEVKKKTVGKRMSLNKLLSVSANRFSTKKKAKSLVND, from the exons ATGGTTGCCGCAATCACCGTGTTAACAGATTCCTTTTGTCTTCCCTCCTCTGTTTTCTTAAACTCACATGCCTTAACATATAGTCCTCCAAAACTACAATCCCCACATCCTTTGTACGCAAGTCCAACTGCCCGTCCACGCGAATGCTTCTCTCTAATAAACGTCAATACGACATATAGGACTGAACTCAGGCCGCTAACGTGTCCCCAGCCGGCTAAGCGTTTTCTCCTCCAATGTAGCTACCTCGACCCGCCTACCGCCTTTCAAAATGAAACAG GTATGCTCTTTTCGCTTTTTAGAGAAATTGGGCTGAATGAAAAGGAAACCGATTTACTTTTGGACAAGAACCCAACTTTAAGATCAACGTCTTTGGACAAAATTCGTGCCCGGCTTCTTGCTTTACAGTCCGTTGGAATCAATGGCTTTGCTCTTTACTGGTTGGTTACTAAATGTCCAAGTGTACTAATAGCTGAGGAAATTGATTCAGTGATTGGttttgtgcatgatgatttaGAAGGAAAGGTTGAGCCAGCACAACTGGAACGCCTTTTTAGTACCACAGGAGCCGGATTCGTACTAGGTTTTGATCAAAAGGTTAATCTGCTTCTTCATCATGGAGTTCCCCAAGAGAAGATTGCTCATGTTCTCAACAATGTCAACTTGATCAAAGCCATTTGTAGCAAGTCGGTTGAAGAACTTGAAAGAACCATAACTTTCTTGAAACCTTATCATGGCATTGAAATAATAGTTAGGCGTCCAGCGATTCTCAACTATGATTTGGATTCTCAGTTGATTCCAAAAATTCAGTTTCTTGAAGAACTTAGTGGAGGTGATGAAGATGCCACAGGGACTGTGTTGCGGAAACTGCCTGCCATTTTGAGTTATAGTTTGGAGCATATGGAGGGTCATGTAGAGTTCTTGAGATCATATGTTGGTCTTAGTGACCCAGAAATATTCAAGATTATCCTTGTGTTTCCAAATATGGTTAGTGCCAGCAAAGAGAGGAAGCTGCGTCCCAGAATAGAGTTTCTCAAGCAATGTGGGCTTAATTCTAATGACATTTTCAAGTTCTTGACAAGAGCCCCCTTGTTTCTGGCACTTTCCTTTGAAGACAACCTTGCGCATAAACTTGGGTTTTTAGTGAAGATTGGGTATGAGTATAGAACAAAAGAGTTGGCTGTGGCATTGGGAGCTGTCACCAGAACAAGCTGCGAAAATATGCAGAAGGTGATTGGGCTCTTCTTGAGTTACGGACTCTCATGTGAAGATATCTATGCCATGAGCAAGAAGCACCCTCAAATACTGCAGTACAATCCTAGTTCTTTGGAGGAGAAGATGGTGTACTTGGTAGAGGAAATGGGTCGAGAAGTTAGGGAGCTATTGACGTTTCCTGCATTTCTTGGTTACAAGCTTGATGACAGGATTAAGCACCGGTatgaagtaaagaagaaaacagtAGGGAAAAGAATGTCCCTCAACAAGCTCTTATCAGTGTCAGCCAACAGGTTCTCaaccaaaaagaaagcaaaaagtCTTGTTAATGATTGA